The Rana temporaria chromosome 2 unlocalized genomic scaffold, aRanTem1.1 chr2h, whole genome shotgun sequence genome window below encodes:
- the LOC120921613 gene encoding uncharacterized proline-rich protein-like, giving the protein LPPPPLRTVPSLPPPPPLQTPPPPPLRTVPSLPPPPP; this is encoded by the exons ctgcctcctcctcccctccggacagtgccatccctgcctcctcctcctcccctccagaca cctcctcctcctcccctccggacagtgccatccctgcctcctcctcctcct
- the LOC120921597 gene encoding ankyrin repeat domain-containing protein 50-like → MTASDLRGRAFYCREWVLQRLQHCLEGLGGAQAPGIIITGAPGAGKTALSTEILWPSSEAGKNSRLGPRVLAHHFCQAHTHSSLDPLHFIHSLARQLRHSPLIKGYRGEADADACKGDLTELFKRLVLLPLAELPPPSQNLLLLVDSVDETCCCCRSDGFGAESSCTIAELLANHHELFPPWLLLVCTARRQNKTVTRMFTGFRRLCLDDLRKAHIVRDVQQYILCRLDCEETLRQHLTLDTAEMLNQLHIKSNGCFLYLKRVLDGVSEGTILLREVRHIPGTLNGLYLWLCQRLFSGRQFCQVRTLLNGVLASPSPISPSQLHRAVWTKQMKGWSTEDFNKVLESISPLLGPAGVSRSGLVLFHHSFSEWLLDVKYCTQKYLCSIPEGHSMLAMSLSTRAPDLSPTEVQQLARHLLLSDLRGLDPSHLALWLLWTRVPVSDCLASDIPLELEVLQLLLLAKSTVDGVSAVEDSGALRRTLERGGSMEMLLDGGSSLNKQDRAGRTLLAAAAHAGNLEVVTLMISRGASLESTDEDGQTPLGLAAHQGYLWVVEILLQHGARHDHTDSRGWTPLRAASWGGHTEVVEALLAAGAQPDISGCDGRTALRAAAWGGHEGPAKALLRAGAGIDQADVEGRTPLMAAAYMGHRSVAELLLESGANVNTCDLEGRTALAVACLCMPSGNTYPEMVSLLLEHGANPELEDKEGVTPLLVAAYEGKEEVAELLLEAGADPDKPGKGHMTPLLAAALGGHAEAVRVLLLWGAATDIMDTEGRTPLLLASAAAGGEEAARVLLDRGLNENHQDILGWTALHWAACEGRKNVCRTLIEGGAKLGMRDSEGNTPLLLAAQEGHTGCVDFLINRGSPVDQRGSDQMTALCFAALGGHKGTVKLLLKKEADPDVKASQGKPLLYLLALQGLTDVVEILLDYRANPELRDSEERTALHASCWQGDWEMARILLQKGKANCNAFDKERRTPLHCAAWRGHVNIAHLLLENGAFIDAQCSQGATPLCIAAQEGHEELARVLLEEGKASPFHADHYGRTPIRVAAKGGHMAIVNLLEKHGVPPYQGLIGKRPQKDTNHKEVVEGTVGSWSTLSPVSTGSQSLDNSLKSSKGSILTSSTYHSQATVPADSLTFTQQVQQHSLPRSRSRQAVALTGMLSGPVPQLKTSHISGLDQTPNLHQDLSRSDVIGAPSQNPSSPERDSKRNGILTNPKYGSPTYSRFKAGDYAPPPNRNSSARSCSRTADPGDDQNKSSGYSSSQAGTERELSFRKTVDSAENTKNIVQFAVKSGRPVPSPQIIGTSMSSPKNSPTSFTPSKKTVEPVYSPNKSPNPMSPPSRCEDPVYSAKKPVDFVYSPKRTADEASSPTRTTKDSPFCGTRDQTGSPSPLNSPVISMTTMDPQLHLKQAIKLQFEGRTCGFNFRKETPL, encoded by the exons GCTGGTCCTCTTGCCCCTGGCAGAGCTTCCTCCTCCTTCCCAGAACCTCTTGCTGCTGGTGGATTCGGTGGATGAGACGTGCTGCTGTTGTCGTTCAGATGGATTTGGGGCGGAGTCCAGCTGTACCATCGCGGAATTGCTGGCCAATCACCATGAGCTGTTCCCGCCATGGCTGCTGCTGGTGTGTACGGCGCGGAGGCAAAACAAGACCGTCACCAGGATGTTTACAG gtttCCGCAGACTGTGCCTGGACGACCTCCGCAAAGCGCACATCGTACGCGACGTTCAGCAGTACATCCTGTGCCGCCTGGACTGCGAGGAGACCCTGCGGCAGCACCTGACCCTGGACACCGCCGAGATGCTTAACCAGCTTCACATAAAGAGCAACGGCTGCTTCCTGTACCTGAAACGCGTACTGGACGGAGTGTCCGAGGGCACCATCCTCCTCCGAGAGGTCCGCCATATCCCCGGCACTCTGAACGGGCTATACCTGTGGCTGTGCCAACGCCTGTTCTCCGGGCGCCAGTTCTGCCAGGTGCGGACGCTGCTGAATGGCGTCCTGGCGTCGCCATCTCCGATCTCGCCTTCCCAGCTGCACAGAGCCGTGTGGACCAAACAAATGAAAGGCTGGAGCACCGAGGACTTTAACAAGGTCTTGGAGTCTATCTCCCCCCTGCTTGGCCCGGCAGGGGTCTCTCGAAGCGGGCTGGTGCTCTTCCATCACAGCTTCTCAGAGTGGCTGCTGGACGTCAAGTACTGCACACAGAAGTATCTCTGCAGCATACCCGAGGGCCACAGTATGCTGGCCATGAGCTTATCAACAAGGGCACCCGACCTGTCCCCCACCGAGGTCCAACAACTCGCCAGGCACCTCTTGCTGTCTGATCTCCGAGGGCTGGACCCATCTCACCTGGCTCTATGGCTTTTGTGGACCAGGGTGCCCGTGTCGGACTGCCTGGCCTCGGACATTCCTCTAGAACTAGAAGTTTTGCAACTGCTGCTCTTGGCAAAATCCACAGTAGATGGAGTTTCGGCTGTAGAAGACTCCGGGGCTCTGAGAAGGACCCTGGAGCGTGGCGGCTCTATGGAAATGTTATTGGACGGTGGAAGCAGCCTCAACAAACAGGATCGAGCGGGACGGACCttgctggctgcagctgcccatgCTGGGAACCTGGAAGTCGTGACCCTAATGATTTCCAGAGGAGCTAGTCTAGAGTCCACGGATGAAGATGGCCAAACTCCTCTAGGCCTGGCAGCTCACCAGGGCTACCTCTGGGTGGTTGAGATCCTTCTGCAACACGGTGCCCGTCATGATCACACGGACAGTCGGGGGTGGACTCCCCTGCGAGCTGCCTCTTGGGGAGGCCACACAGAGGTGGTGGAAGCACTTCTTGCTGCTGGAGCTCAGCCTGACATCTCTGGCTGTGACGGACGCACCGCACTCAGGGCAGCGGCCTGGGGAGGGCATGAGGGGCCCGCAAAGGCCCTGCTAAGAGCTGGAGCTGGGATAGACCAGGCTGATGTGGAGGGCAGGACTCCCCTCATGGCTGCCGCATATATGGGCCATCGCTCAGTGGCAGAACTCTTGCTGGAATCTGGGGCTAATGTGAATACATGTGATTTAGAGGGCCGGACTGCCCTTGCCGTAGCCTGCCTGTGCATGCCCTCTGGGAACACCTATCCGGAGATGGTATCTCTGCTTCTGGAACATGGTGCAAATCCAGAGCTGGAAGATAAAGAAGGGGTCACACCACTACTGGTGGCTGCTTATGAGGGGAAAGAAGAGGTGGCGGAGCTTCTGCTTGAGGCGGGTGCTGACCCTGATAAACCTGGCAAAGGTCATATGACGCCGCTACTTGCCGCCGCCTTAGGGGGCCACGCTGAAGCGGTGCGGGTCCTGCTTCTATGGGGCGCTGCAACTGACATTATGGACACGGAGGGGAGGACGCCACTCCTCTTGGCATCTGCTGCTGCTGGAGGAGAAGAGGCCGCCAGGGTCTTGCTGGACAGGGGGCTTAACGAAAATCACCAAGACATACTGGGATGGACTGCACTTCACTGGGCCGCCTGTGAAGGACGGAAAAATGTGTGTCGCACCCTGATAGAAGGAGGAGCCAAGCTGGGCATGAGAGACAGCGAGGGGAACACCCCGCTCCTGCTGGCAGCTCAGGAAGGGCACACAGGCTGTGTAGATTTTTTGATTAACCGCGGGTCCCCGGTAGACCAGCGCGGCAGTGACCAAATGACGGCTTTATGCTTTGCTGCTCTCGGGGGCCACAAGGGCACCGTGAAATTACTACTGAAAAAAGAAGCAGACCCCGATGTTAAAGCCAGTCAAGGAAAGCCCCTCCTGTACCTGCTGGCCCTGCAAGGACTGACAGACGTGGTGGAAATTTTGCTTGACTATAGAGCCAACCCCGAGTTAAGAGACTCGGAGGAACGCACGGCTTTGCACGCCTCCTGCTGGCAAGGAGACTGGGAAATGGCACGGATTCTTCTACAAAAGGGTAAAGCCAACTGCAATGCCTTCGACAAGGAAAGGAGGACTCCGTTACACTGCGCCGCATGGAGAGGGCATGTCAATATCGCCCACCTTCTTCTAGAGAACGGGGCTTTTATCGATGCACAGTGTTCACAAGGTGCTACCCCTCTCTGTATCGCCGCCCAAGAGGGACATGAAGAGCTGGCCCGGGTGCTGCTGGAGGAGGGCAAGGCTAGCCCCTTCCATGCAGACCATTATGGCCGGACCCCAATAAGGGTTGCAGCCAAAGGAGGACACATGGCAATTGTAAATCTCTTGGAGAAACATGGCGTTCCACCATACCAAGGCTTGATAGGAAAGCGTCCCCAGAAAGACACTAATCACAAGGAAGTGGTGGAAGGGACTGTTGGTAGCTGGTCTACCCTATCTCCAGTGTCCACAGGTAGCCAATCACTGGACAACTCTCTAAAGAGCTCCAAAGGATCAATATTAACATCCTCCACCTACCACTCCCAGGCGACTGTGCCGGCAGACAGTCTAACTTTTACTCAGCAGGTTCAGCAGCACTCTCTTCCTCGCAGCCGTTCCCGTCAAGCCGTGGCCCTCACCGGCATGCTTAGTGGCCCGGTTCCTCAACTTAAGACCAGTCACATTTCAGGCTTGGATCAGACCCCCAACCTGCATCAAGATCTTTCCCGATCAGACGTGATTGGTGCTCCCTCTCAAAACCCAAGTTCCCCTGAGCGGGATTCAAAAAGGAACGGGATTCTCACCAACCCAAAATATGGAAGCCCCACCTATTCCCGTTTCAAGGCAGGAGATTATGCCCCTCCTCCAAACAGGAACTCCAGCGCCAGGTCTTGCAGCAGGACAGCAGACCCCGGGGATGACCAAAATAAGAGTTCTGGATATTCTTCAAGCCAAGCTGGCACCGAGAGGGAACTCTCCTTCCGAAAGACTGTGGACTCTGCCGAAAACACGAAAAATATTGTGCAATTTGCCGTTAAAAGCGGGAGACCGGTGCCTTCGCCCCAGATCATTGGGACTTCTATGTCTTCTCCAAAGAATAGTCCCACTTCTTTCACCCCCTCCAAGAAAACTGTGGAACCTGTTTATTCTCCAAATAAGTCCCCAAATCCTATGTCGCCCCCTTCAAGGTGCGAGGACCCAGTCTACTCTGCAAAAAAGCCTGTGGACTTTGTATACTCTCCTAAGAGAACTGCAGACGAGGCGTCCTCGCCCACCAGAACCACAAAGGACTCGCCGTTTTGTGGGACCAGGGACCAAACTGGCTCGCCGAGCCCATTGAACTCTCCAGTTATCTCCATGACCACTATGGACCCTCAACTCCACCTCAAACAAGCCATCAAGCTGCAATTCGAGGGTCGCACATGCGGGTTTAACTTCAGGAAGGAGACTCCGCTGTGA